TACTTCACATCGAAATCTAGTTCGAGACCGAAGGATTGGTGACTTGCCCGGCGAAGACCACCACGCCGCTGAGATCCTCCTTGATCAGGAACACGAAGGGGTGGTCGGCGACGAAGTCCACGACGTGAACCGGCGTCTTCGGCGCGGCGCAACCAATTAACATGACGACGgcggtcgccgcggccgcctcggTGCCTTCCTCGTTCACCTCGACGAAGCACTCGTGGTAGACCGCCGACACGACGatcttctccggcgccggctccAGCATCCCCGACAGGTCGGCGCCGGGGTACTCGAATGGCAGGCGCAGCCCGAGGTCCTGCAGCGTCTCCGCCGCGTTCATCTTGTGGGATAGGGAGAACCTCGGCACCATGAAGGCGCCCACGGGGACCTTCTCCGCCAGGGTGCCGGAGTCCTCGATCAGCGCCGGGTCGGAGCACAGCTTGCGCAGCAGGTCAGCCAGGCCGTGGCGCTCGTCGGGGAGGTAGATGTACATGGAGAAGAGGCGATCGGTGTCGCGGCCGCGCGCGTAGGGGAGCCTGAGGACCTTGTAGCCGGCGCGGCAGGCGATGTACTGGCGCTTGCCGCTCGACATGAACGGCGTGGGGACATGACCGCCGTTGAGGAGGTAGAAGACGTCGTCGCGCGTGGACTGGGGCTCGAACTTGCTCTCCCACGCGCCCTTGAAGTAGAGCGCGTTGCCGAGGACGGCCGGCGTCGCTTCGTCCACGGCGCGCTCGGGTAGGAAGTCCTTGATCCGGCCGGCCGTCGCGCTCTCGAACCACTCGTTGATCTGCCGCCTCGCTTCCTCTGGCTGGATCAACCGACCAATAGAGCAAGCAAATTTGAGAGGTCAGTGTGTGATTTCGCTTTTCGCGGAGATGTTCCAATGGATGATTTGCAGGGAGAGGTCGATGAGTAGGGCGCGGGCTCACCTTGTCTCGGAAGGACACCGGCCGCGCCTCGGCGCGGTACTTCTCGGCGACGACTCCCGCGTACGCGGCCTTGAGGCGGAGCGCGGAGTCGACCCAGACGCCGTTGGCGAACCGCACCTtgggcccgccgccgccgtcgccgccgggggAGCTGTCGGCGAGGGTGCGCAGCGCCACGTGGGACGCGAGCGCCGCGTGGgcggggccgccgcccgcgggGCCGAGGAAGGCGATGATCTGGTCGAGCGTTTCGCCCccggcgcccgcgccgagGAGCGCCAGCGCCGCGTGAAGCGAGAGCGGGGAGACGGCCAGGTTGCTGTCGCCGCGTGGTGCCCGCGCGAGGCGGCCGAGCACGCGCATCGCCATGGTGGTCTCGTCCCGGACGGCCTCCGCAATCTCCATAGCTAGGGCTAGGCTGCCTCCCTCTCTCAGTCTCTAGGCTCGGCGAGTCAGCAGTGGGTTTTGGTTGTGGAGAGAGAGTTGCGTTCCGGTGGACAGGTCGTTATTTTTGGGTTAATTTGATCGTGTTGTCGttatttagataaatataattataatttatttatttataaccatatcatttaaattttataaaatcaaaacCATACCATAACCGTCACTTTTTCCTTCCACCTCTCCATTTACGTATAGGACCCATCCATCAAATCATCTTCCTCCTTTCGCAAGGATGCCAGGCTGCTGGTCGCTTGCGGTGAGGGCCTCCGGTAATTACTAGAGCTACACGTACGTTAAATAGATAGTCTCGACTGCTTGTTGGTTGAGCGGTTGCCAAATAGCTTGTTTATTGTGGTGAGGATGATGTACGACGACGGGTACAAAAGCGTGGCGTGGCTCGCCGGAGGGTTCAGCAAGTTGaaaggaagagagaagggagaagaTGATCTGATGGGTGGGTCCTATATGAAATGGGGAGGAGGATAGAAAACGTGACGGCGATGACATGTTTttgattttgtaaaatttaaatggcaCGGTTATAAATAGACGAATTGTAATGACATTTATCTGAATGCACATAGTTACGAATGGCATGAATCAAATTATCCCTTATTTTTTACGGTGAACGGTGAGAAGTGAGATATAAACATacactaaatttaaatcttaaacgttaattttaaaatatttatcatagtttatttttgaacgaTAAAGAACATATGTacgtagagtttttatttataattattttttaattatatgtttttaaataaatatatttattaatataagcGAATGAACGAAACGATGGTGACCGCGTTGGAGATGCGGGGAGGTCGTGGAGTTGTGTCGCGTTGCGTTGATGGGACCTTTGGGATTTTATCGTTGCCAATTTCACGGTTCCACGTATGGGTACACACATTACTGTtccatccgtcccaaaataaaccaaactttcacttttacctataatgtttgattttttgttttatttaaaaaaatttacgattaataatttttgtttttattggatgataaattataaatagtactttacgtgtgattgatttttaaaatttttttaaataagatggatggtcgACACGAGAATCGAAAAGTTGGTTTATTCGAGTACGGAGGGAGCAGTGGAGTAGTTGTACATCATAACGTACAGGTGGTTTCGGACTCGGTCTCTCTCGTTGACAtgaaaactgaaataaaatcCATGGGCTATttgcagaaaaataaacaagacaCATGACGTAGAttggcatcaaataaaaaaatatgagaaaataaTACCAAAACAGGAGTACTAAATACCCAAGCAAACAGTACTCCCACTGTCCTAAATGCAGCAAACAGTACTAAATTCCCAAGCAAAGGTGGAGTAGTAATCATGTGcgactaaaaaaagtctttGCACTTTGCACAGCACATCATTTGCACTTAATTATTTAAACCAGGATACATAAATCAGTTACCGGTTTTACTGTCGGCATACTCCGTAGCCAACGAGTACAGGAATATCAAAGCGTACGTCATGAATAACTAATGCAGATTATACAGATATTTTGAGAAGACTAAAAACGAGTTACTGCCGTCTTTTACTAGTAGTACATCAACTAACTTGCTAAGGACAGCAGAAAAGCTATGCTTGGGTAACAGCTGGGTGCTGTCTCCCGCTGCAACTCTGCACTTCGACCACTCCACAGTAAGTATCAGATCTGTTTGCCTCAAGGAGAAGTCACCCGGTTAAGCAGGCGACTTGAGCGCCTCAATGGAGTTAGCGCCGCATCCATCTTCACTACCTTTACAGAATTCTCCTGatgcatgataaaaaaaaaagaaaggtgaATAACTCGCATAGTTTCCACTGCTTGATATTGCGTATTCGTCATGTTTATAATGGAAACATATCAATGCCACTATGCCAGCAGTACAATGATAAAACACTCATCTAAGGCGCTCTGTAAATTTCATGTTTGAATTTCCAAATGAAACACACATCTTGTACTCCTATGTGTATCagaagaaatatctataacaAAGCAAGAGGCTGCAATTTCTCAATTTCGGTGGAAACATAACCATGAGTACAAGTCACGGACAAGTATCAAATTATGTTTGTTCCCCTAAACCTGTCCATGCAAGCTAAATAAGAGAGATGACACACTATTATGATTGTGCAAACATACTATACACCTAGACCTAACTATTCTCCTAAACCTGTCTTCTTTACAGAGTAAAACTACTACCTTTTTTTGGTGGGAATACGCAGAAGGTCTGCGTATCATTTTATTAGAGTAAAACTAATTCCTAGAGTTAACATGtagcaaaacaaaatgttcAGAATAGATTACAGATAATTTATTGACTAATTCCGTAATAACTCATAGCTAAAggcaaaaaatttcaatacTAAAATGCGAGGTGTCGAATGACCACTGTAGAATATTTAAACACGCTCCACACTACGCAAAGTTATTGCAAACACGCTGTTAAATGAACTGTTCTAGTagaaagaacttaatttaccTCCTTTCTTGTTCTTCGAGCAGTAGGACTTTTAATTGTCCTGAATTCCTTCTGCATCTTAACCGCCTCTTTTCCCAAAGACACTGTTGGTTCCTTAACTGGAACGTCCCAATCATGATCATTTGAGCCCTTCCGGGAGCTTCCTCTTGAGCTATTTGCATCCACAAGTGAGAACTCACCAAGTAATGAGACCACTGGTTGCCTTGAGCTGTCAATTTCTCTACCGGTTACAGTATAGCTGTCTGAAGTTCTAGCATTGTTAGCATCATCTTGTTGAATTTCCTGAAGACGATTCCTGCAATCAATCTGCTTCGGCAATGGAAACTGCACAGGAATATTGTGATATAGAGATGGCTCTTCTTTGCGAGCTGACAATTGCACAGGTTGCTGCACATGATGAGATGAAGATAACACTGGCAGTTTTGCAGATTGATTTGGAGCAAAAACTGGGGGTTGTGCAGGCTCACGTTTCGACACTGGTGCACCCTTAGGCGACCTCTGGAAATACTTGAGCATAGCAACCGCTAACGCTGCAACAGAGAAGAATGCCAGCATCTCCATCAAGTGAGGTTTCACTGAAGACCACAGTGATTTTACCAAATATATCATTGCCTTTGCAGCTTCAGCCGTATTCTCATATTCCTCCCGTGGCTCTGTTGCCTGATCGAACCTGTCACTTTCCAAACCCGCTGCATGACCCAGTACCTCGTTTTCTAGCTCCGATGCATCCTCCATGGAGGCAAACTGCGGGGAGTGGCTCGAGTGatcatcctcttcctcttgATGAACTAATCCTGGCTGGCCTTTTTCCATATCAGCAGTGTAGGTGGAACCAATGGAATCTGCAATGGTATTTCCATCCAGGCTTGCAACTTTGCGACTTTGCACAGCACTCTCTAAGGGTGCAAGTGCAACTATCACTTCACGTGCCTGCTCGCTCAGTTCAAAATCTTCCTTGGAGTTATGGCTGTTCTGCACATTATGGACGGTTCTCTCCTCAATTTCGCATACAAATTCTCCGAAAGGAACATTTGGGCATGCATCTGCGAATCCCATAGCAGCAATTACCATGAAGTTTTTAGGAGAATCAACACTGGGACCATACAGTTTGACAGCGTTTTCACTGTACAGGTGCGCAGTTTGACTATCTGAACCCAACTTCTCAATTGGTGCTGGTAACCCTAGAGAATCGACTTGATGAACGGCATCATCATGCACACTCCCGGTTGGCCCAGCGAAATTGAGACCCATTTCTGAagcaggggagggagaggagttCATACAGCATATGTAGCAGAACGAGCAGGCCACACCGACgagcagaagaagaaggcgcCGTAGCCGTCCACCTCGAGGAGCCGGGATCTCCTCCTCGATGTCGGCATCATCGAGTTCGGTTTCTTCACCTATCGCCAACGATCCCGAGGACACTGATTCCGAGACTGTGGGGGTGCCAGAGGTGGCATTGGTGACACTCGGGGACTCGTCCTCCGCCTCGTGCTCCAGCCGGAGGAGGATCTCCCGGCGCTTCTCGGGGTTGTATCTCAGGAACTCCGGCCGCGGCGTGGTGTAGTTCGTCTTCGGGTCGTACGGCCCCTCGCCGCGACCAGAGAGCGACGGCGGGCTCGTCGCGGGCTTTGCCCGGGACGTCGGCACCGGCGACGCGGCCTCCCCGCTCCCGTCGCCTCCGCTGTTCCTCTCGCCCAGCACCTTCTTCCTCTCGGGAGACGCGGCCCACTCCACCACGGCACGCCCCGGGCTCCGGCTCCACTCCCTCGCGTTCTcgtccgcctccgcgcccctGCGCCTCGTCGCCTGAGGACTTCCCCGCGGGGAACCTGCACGCGCACAAGCGAATTGAGCAGCGACGAAGCAACCCGTAACCCGGGGGGAAATCATACGCGAAGAAGAGACTCAGATCAGATTAGATCCGGGGCCGGTTGTCCCGACTCACCTTGGGGAAGAACTCGCTTGGGCAAATCCATGGCGACGAGAGTGGTTGGTGTACCGGCGGCGGGGTGAAGATTCGTGGGGAGGGATGGGAATGGGAACCGGGAAGAGACGAAAGGCTTGGGGATTTGAACCGGTTTGGAATTTGGATCTAGCCGACcgttgggaggaggaggcggggcgGATCTAGGATGTGTTTGCTTGACGGTTTAAACTGGATGAGATGTGTTGGATACGGCGATCCAGCTTTTTGTTTGGTCGTGTAAATATGACGTGCCGTGAAAATGTTCGAAGTCACGAGCAGAGCAGCACGTGTGTTTTATGTCTTACTAATTGAGCCATGTACTATGTGCTtggagtaaaacttttatatcagAGTTATTTATCTGATTTTtgagtaaaaatttaatttgtaattaattCAATCGTTTGTCTTAAAGAAACTAAGAATATTAGGTCTGTTTGACAGCTTCAGCTGGAGCTAGGTTCGAACAGTTTCATAACTCCATCGCATACTATGCTCGTAAAGGAGTAGAGCACTATCAAATGGTGTCCTAAGTTCAAATTTTCGTGTGTTTGAAATGGGCCTATGTTTCCAAACCAAGCATTCGGATATGATTGATGAGAAATTGCTCAGAAGCCGAAAACATGTACAACATATCtcataaaatataagcattcacATATTGCTTAGTattccctttgttttttagctgatgtatttttagatttatgtttgactattagttttattaaaaaaatatgtactaccttcgtcccgaaataagattattttttagttttttgatataatgttttgactcttcgtcttatttgaaatttttttgcgattaatatttttattcttactagatgacaaaatataaatagtactttatacgagactaattttttaaagtttttatacaaatttttcaaataagacgaatattcaatcgttggaaaaaaaaacgaaaaatgaagttattatgggacagaggtagtaattattaatcattttgTTAGGGTTTGATTTCGTactatataaactttaagcatgatttataattttatatatttgaacaaattttgaataaaaagagCGGTCGATGTAGATCCAAAATTCAATGACTTCAATGAAAAATTAGAGGGAGCATGCAttaaagttaagaaaaaaaatactatgatgtctcataataaatataaaattgatgcaGATGAGAAGACATGTGaagataaaatcataaacaattaataaaatgTGATTCATGTGATAGGTAATACTATAAGTAGTattaaaattcttatatttttgtaaatgatTTAAATCGGAGAATTGCTTGAATCTTCGAACATAAGAGAGTAAATACGGAAAACATTATTATTGACCAGTTGAGGTGTCTTGTACAGAGTACAGGCTGGATCCATCAAGGCGCTACCTCTAACCGGGACCATACAAATCAGGAGCCCTgcctaaaattttcaaatttgtgagagatcgatcgatcttatTCATTGCAAAAATGTGGTTTGAGGTATGGTTTCGTACTGCGCAGAACTGGGCTCTTCTGCAGTCTACAGATGGGCCTCACGCAAATGCTGTCCCGGCCCATTGGCCCATACAACCGCAGGAACCGTACCAATGACCTGCGCGCCTTGTTGCAAGGCCAGTTATATGCTGTAATCTACTCCTCGCCAGTTTGGTATTCCGATTTTGCACGAGATTTCGAAATGTTTCCTGTAActctttttggcaaaaaatcagataaaaattcaatttgtGCCGTTCCAAATGTGGCCAAGTCTTGCGTTCTTTccctaaaaaaaaagtgggcGCTAAATTGTCTGATTCGGTTGTTCCGTTGTGTTGTCTAGTAGGAGTAACTAGCAACGACAATGGTGTGAAACAAAGCACACCCCCTGAGGCAAAATGCTAAGGCGTCCGTGCACATGTACAATAGATCGATCGACCGAAGCAGCCAACCGTATAAcgcaccgcgcgcgcgcatcGCTGCGATCGCGCGGACCACGCGGCCAAAAATCACACACAGTTACAACGAGTCACGCCCGGCACCCCCCACAAAACACCTGTTACTcgggccggcgcgcgcgcacgaACACAGCAGCACACAGACACGGACCACACGGGGTAGCTTAAGCTAGTCTTGGCTCATCATGCGGTGGAAATCGTGGAAGtcgagctcgccgtcgccgtcgtcgtcgtaggCGCGTATCATGGCCTCACACTCGGCGACGgacgcgtcgtcgccgagctGGCTGAGCACGCGCTGCAGCCCGCGCGGCGTGATCCTCCCGGACCCCTTCACCGCCTCGAACGCCCCGAACGCGCGCCGCAGGtcctcccgctcctcctcctccccgcccttCCGCTCCACGATCCGCACGAAGTCCTCGAACGCCAGCatcaggccgccgccgccgttctcgtcgAGCCCCATGgcagccgcggcggcagccgcGGCCCCGGCGTCGCCCATGGACGCGAAGAACTCCCGGAGCTCCTCGCCGGAGATCCGCCCGTCCATGTCGCGGTCGAAGTGGCGGAAGATCTCCCGGAGCTCCGCCAGCCGGTCGCGCTCCCCCCGCCCACGGGACGTCCCcgcggacgacgacgccgacgacgagaaCGACCTCGCGCCGGCGCCCGTGGGTGAGTCCGGCGGCGAGACGGCCGTGGCCTTGCACTGGCCGCAGGCCAGCAGGCTGGGCAGGCTCACCTTGAAGCTCCCCTTCGGCGACAGGCGCCTCGACGGCTTGGAGACCTCGACGCCCGCCATTAGAAGAGACCTCGACCTCGATGCAACCTAGCTAAGCTTTCACTTCACTTAGGATTCCAACACTTGGCTAGTGAGAGAGGCCGTGTGAGAGTGTGCGTATATATAGCGGAGAAAGGCGCGAGACTCCAATGCAAAAACGCAGTATTTTACGGGTGCCGGCAGCACGCAGCAGGGGAAGTTCCACTCaacttttttctgtttttcttcttgcttTCCGTCAGAAGTATCGACTGATCCAATGGTCCATGCATGTTTATTCAGTCCCTAGCTATAAAAGCTTGctgtttttcgttttttttcttggtgaaaaaaaatggattgagGTTTCCGGTTTCCCTCGTTCCGAATAACAGAAAGTGAATGAGGTTTCCTGAAGTGATGATCACCAGCTAGAAATCAAATATGCGTAGAAGCATCAATCTGTGTTCTTTATTTTCAGAATTATACAAACGGTTATCGCACACAGTGGAGTAACAGtataatataacaaaattaaggaGCAACTTTTACTGAGTTGGTTGGTTAATTGGAAGTTCACAAGTGCGTCTCGTCGAAGGACACCATGCTTAAGGTGCATCTACGCAGatcacgatttttttttctgtgattTCAGCCGTTTCCATCAGGATTCAGGCAACATGTTTACGCCCAGATACTTAGCAGCATACTGCGCATATACCACATACCACCAGTGCATACGGACAACTACTGAAGCACCTCAACATAGATTTACACGTGAGATCAAAGAAAACAGAATCACAAAATACGCTGCTGGTTCGATCGGACACCCCTGAAACATCGAGGACATCGCCGTAACTGGAATAAACTAGGTATCATACTGTCATGCAAGATGCAAGCCGTGCGTTTATGAAACTACTAATGGTCGAATACCTGATTATTCCTTGTACGCTAACTAGGTATATCCCTCTCCAAAACATAGCTGCAATTGGAAGGCCTCCTAGACCAAACTGCTGCGATTATTTACTGCAGATTTAATCGCAATGTCTGGATCTCGCAAAATCCCAACCAGTAATCACCACAGGGACGATGACAAGAGGCAGCCGCCCACGCGCTTAATCTAGTCTTTTTGTCGCGAACGCTCGCGCTTAATTTAGTTAATCCTCGTACGCATGCATGGTACATGTTGCCGGTCGAGGGCCACATGTTTATCGCAATTTGTCCATGCACGCCTAAGTTGGCTGCGTTTGTTCCCATCTGTCAGGTGGACGCGCCGCAAGAATCAACACAGTACTCGTACTGGaattgcttctttttttttctcgtctcTCTCTGTGATCGGGTCGCAAGTTGGGAGGCTCGTTTTAG
This is a stretch of genomic DNA from Oryza brachyantha chromosome 1, ObraRS2, whole genome shotgun sequence. It encodes these proteins:
- the LOC102709221 gene encoding serpin-Z1-like; the encoded protein is MEIAEAVRDETTMAMRVLGRLARAPRGDSNLAVSPLSLHAALALLGAGAGGETLDQIIAFLGPAGGGPAHAALASHVALRTLADSSPGGDGGGGPKVRFANGVWVDSALRLKAAYAGVVAEKYRAEARPVSFRDKPEEARRQINEWFESATAGRIKDFLPERAVDEATPAVLGNALYFKGAWESKFEPQSTRDDVFYLLNGGHVPTPFMSSGKRQYIACRAGYKVLRLPYARGRDTDRLFSMYIYLPDERHGLADLLRKLCSDPALIEDSGTLAEKVPVGAFMVPRFSLSHKMNAAETLQDLGLRLPFEYPGADLSGMLEPAPEKIVVSAVYHECFVEVNEEGTEAAAATAVVMLIGCAAPKTPVHVVDFVADHPFVFLIKEDLSGVVVFAGQVTNPSVSN
- the LOC102709786 gene encoding probable calcium-binding protein CML41, whose product is MAGVEVSKPSRRLSPKGSFKVSLPSLLACGQCKATAVSPPDSPTGAGARSFSSSASSSAGTSRGRGERDRLAELREIFRHFDRDMDGRISGEELREFFASMGDAGAAAAAAAAMGLDENGGGGLMLAFEDFVRIVERKGGEEEEREDLRRAFGAFEAVKGSGRITPRGLQRVLSQLGDDASVAECEAMIRAYDDDGDGELDFHDFHRMMSQD
- the LOC102709507 gene encoding uncharacterized protein LOC102709507, encoding MDLPKRVLPQGSPRGSPQATRRRGAEADENAREWSRSPGRAVVEWAASPERKKVLGERNSGGDGSGEAASPVPTSRAKPATSPPSLSGRGEGPYDPKTNYTTPRPEFLRYNPEKRREILLRLEHEAEDESPSVTNATSGTPTVSESVSSGSLAIGEETELDDADIEEEIPAPRGGRLRRLLLLLVGVACSFCYICCMNSSPSPASEMGLNFAGPTGSVHDDAVHQVDSLGLPAPIEKLGSDSQTAHLYSENAVKLYGPSVDSPKNFMVIAAMGFADACPNVPFGEFVCEIEERTVHNVQNSHNSKEDFELSEQAREVIVALAPLESAVQSRKVASLDGNTIADSIGSTYTADMEKGQPGLVHQEEEDDHSSHSPQFASMEDASELENEVLGHAAGLESDRFDQATEPREEYENTAEAAKAMIYLVKSLWSSVKPHLMEMLAFFSVAALAVAMLKYFQRSPKGAPVSKREPAQPPVFAPNQSAKLPVLSSSHHVQQPVQLSARKEEPSLYHNIPVQFPLPKQIDCRNRLQEIQQDDANNARTSDSYTVTGREIDSSRQPVVSLLGEFSLVDANSSRGSSRKGSNDHDWDVPVKEPTVSLGKEAVKMQKEFRTIKSPTARRTRKEENSVKVVKMDAALTPLRRSSRLLNRVTSP